The Pantoea nemavictus genome includes a region encoding these proteins:
- a CDS encoding Tex family protein, protein MKDSLSQIIASELKARADQVDAAVRLLDEGNTVPFIARYRKEVTGGLDDTQLRLLESRLGYLRELDDRRQSILKSIDEQGKLTPELATAINSTLNKTELEDLYLPYKQKRRTRGQIAIEAGLEPLAETLWQDASQDPEQLAAGYVDADKGVADVRAALDGARYILMERFAEDASLLAKVREYLWKNAHVVSRVVEGKEEEGAKFRDYFDHHEALSGVPSHRALAMFRGRNEGVLQLSLNADPQFEEAPRESYGETLIAEHLNLRLNNAPADSWRKAVVSWTWRIKVLLHLETELMGTIRERAEDEAINVFARNLHDLLMAAPAGMRATMGLDPGLRTGVKVAVVDATGKLVATDTIYPHTGQAAKAAAAVAALCTKHQVELVAIGNGTASRETERFFLDVQKQFPHVNAQKVIVSEAGASVYSASELAALEFPDLDVSIRGAVSIARRLQDPLAELVKIDPKSIGVGQYQHDVSQSQLAKKLDAVVEDCVNAVGVDLNTASVALLTRVAGLTRMMAQNIVSWRDENGRFQNRQQLLKVSRLGPKAFEQCAGFLRINHGDNPLDASTVHPEAYPLVERILAATEQALNELMGNPGSLRDLNAREFTDERFGLPTVTDIIKELEKPGRDPRPEFKTAQFAEGVETLNDLLPGMVLEGAVTNVTNFGAFVDIGVHQDGLVHISSLSDKFVEDPHQVVKAGDIVKVKVMEVDMQRKRIALTMRLDEQPGESNARGNNRSAGKEAARPAANNKGRGKPASASAGNSAMGDALAAAFGKKR, encoded by the coding sequence ATGAAAGATTCGCTGAGCCAGATTATCGCAAGTGAGCTAAAGGCACGCGCCGACCAGGTTGATGCCGCCGTGCGCTTACTTGATGAAGGGAACACCGTGCCGTTTATCGCACGTTATCGTAAGGAAGTGACCGGAGGCCTGGACGACACCCAGCTGCGTTTACTGGAGAGCCGTTTAGGTTACCTGCGCGAGCTGGATGATCGTCGCCAGTCGATTCTTAAATCTATCGACGAACAGGGCAAACTTACCCCTGAACTCGCTACCGCCATCAACAGCACGCTGAACAAAACCGAGCTGGAAGACCTTTACCTGCCGTATAAACAGAAGCGTCGTACGCGCGGACAGATCGCGATTGAAGCCGGTCTTGAGCCGCTGGCCGAGACGCTGTGGCAGGATGCGTCGCAGGATCCCGAGCAGCTGGCCGCGGGCTACGTTGACGCCGACAAAGGCGTTGCCGACGTACGCGCCGCGCTGGATGGCGCACGCTACATTCTGATGGAGCGCTTTGCAGAAGACGCCTCGCTGCTGGCGAAAGTGCGTGAGTATCTGTGGAAGAACGCACATGTGGTTTCTCGCGTGGTGGAAGGCAAAGAGGAAGAAGGCGCGAAATTCCGCGACTACTTCGATCATCACGAAGCGCTGAGCGGCGTGCCATCGCACCGCGCGCTGGCGATGTTCCGCGGCCGTAACGAAGGCGTGCTGCAGCTGTCGCTGAATGCCGATCCCCAGTTTGAAGAAGCCCCGCGTGAAAGCTATGGCGAAACGCTGATCGCCGAACACCTCAATCTGCGCCTGAATAACGCCCCGGCGGACAGCTGGCGCAAGGCGGTGGTGAGCTGGACCTGGCGCATCAAAGTGCTGCTGCACCTCGAAACCGAATTGATGGGCACCATTCGTGAACGCGCCGAAGATGAAGCCATCAACGTGTTTGCCCGCAACCTGCACGATTTGCTGATGGCCGCACCGGCGGGAATGCGCGCCACTATGGGTCTCGATCCCGGTTTGCGTACCGGTGTAAAAGTCGCGGTGGTGGATGCCACCGGCAAACTGGTCGCCACCGACACAATTTATCCGCACACCGGTCAGGCAGCGAAAGCGGCCGCGGCCGTCGCGGCACTGTGCACCAAACATCAGGTTGAACTGGTGGCGATTGGTAACGGCACCGCTTCGCGCGAGACCGAACGCTTTTTCCTCGACGTGCAGAAGCAGTTCCCCCACGTTAACGCGCAGAAAGTGATTGTGAGTGAAGCGGGCGCATCGGTTTACTCTGCGTCGGAATTGGCGGCGCTGGAGTTCCCGGATCTCGACGTCTCGATTCGTGGTGCAGTTTCCATCGCGCGCCGCCTGCAGGATCCGCTTGCCGAACTGGTGAAAATCGATCCGAAATCTATCGGCGTGGGCCAATATCAGCATGATGTCAGCCAAAGCCAGCTGGCGAAGAAACTGGATGCGGTGGTAGAAGACTGCGTAAACGCCGTGGGTGTTGATCTCAACACCGCATCGGTAGCGCTGTTAACCCGTGTAGCCGGTTTAACCCGCATGATGGCGCAGAATATTGTCAGCTGGCGCGATGAGAATGGACGTTTCCAGAATCGTCAGCAGCTACTGAAAGTCAGTCGTCTGGGACCGAAAGCCTTTGAGCAGTGCGCCGGCTTCCTGCGTATTAACCACGGCGATAACCCGCTGGATGCCTCAACCGTGCACCCGGAAGCTTACCCGCTGGTCGAGCGCATTCTGGCCGCCACCGAGCAGGCGCTGAATGAGTTGATGGGCAATCCGGGCAGCCTGCGCGATCTCAACGCACGTGAATTCACCGATGAGCGCTTCGGCTTGCCAACGGTGACGGACATCATCAAAGAGCTGGAAAAACCGGGTCGCGATCCGCGCCCTGAGTTTAAAACCGCGCAGTTTGCTGAAGGTGTGGAAACGCTCAACGATCTGTTGCCGGGCATGGTGCTGGAAGGCGCGGTGACCAACGTCACCAACTTCGGCGCGTTCGTTGATATCGGCGTGCATCAGGACGGTTTAGTGCACATCTCTTCCCTTTCCGACAAGTTCGTCGAGGATCCCCATCAGGTGGTGAAAGCCGGCGATATCGTCAAAGTGAAGGTGATGGAAGTGGATATGCAGCGTAAACGTATTGCGCTCACCATGCGTCTGGATGAGCAGCCAGGTGAAAGCAATGCGCGCGGGAACAACCGCAGCGCGGGCAAAGAAGCAGCGCGTCCGGCGGCCAATAACAAAGGCCGTGGCAAACCGGCCAGCGCTTCCGCCGGCAACAGCGCGATGGGCGATGCGCTTGCCGCAGCCTTCGGTAAAAAACGTTAA
- a CDS encoding alpha-amylase family glycosyl hydrolase, with translation MDIINALIDEIYHGSFPAAARERLLSHIRAARDTVKLPRKAHWDEKDVVLISYADQFREPEQPTLASFSRFYQQHLQSTFSLVHLLPFFPYSSDDGFSVIDYHQVNPICGEWQHISALHTETRLMFDFVCNHMSAHSAWFRHFLAQDPGWDDFFISMPPATDLSAVTRPRTSPLLTPFEMANGETRYIWTTFSADQIDLNFANPEVLIRMVDVLLDYLIKGADYVRLDAVGYMWKTPSTHCIHLPKTHQLVKLFRAIANEAAPGTVIVTETNVPHKDNISYFGNGKDEAQMVYQFSLPPLVLHAIHSGSARALRQWASTLDLGGGTTTFFNFLASHDGIGLNPARGILSEVEIVALVRDLALEGALVSYKNNADGTTSPYEINVTYFDALNQQNDDDDTRLRRFLLAHAILLSFPGVPAIYIQSILGSRNDNEGVRAAGHNRAINREKYSLREMEAWISGGNPLRQQVYERLSALIQLRTRQSAFHPDNPMTLLESENTLLVLRRHKPDSEGLVCVFNLSNHDVTTQLPLARQVQDLISGEKLDGSQPITLAAWQFMWLRGQNSAPADRKHPDGK, from the coding sequence ATGGATATTATCAACGCCTTAATCGATGAGATTTATCACGGCAGCTTTCCTGCCGCAGCGCGTGAACGCCTGCTTTCGCACATTCGAGCCGCGCGCGATACGGTTAAACTGCCGCGCAAGGCGCACTGGGATGAGAAAGATGTGGTGCTGATCAGCTACGCCGATCAGTTTCGCGAACCGGAACAACCCACCCTCGCCAGCTTTTCACGCTTTTATCAGCAACATCTGCAATCCACTTTCAGCCTGGTGCATCTGCTGCCGTTCTTTCCTTATTCATCCGATGATGGCTTCTCGGTTATCGACTATCACCAGGTCAATCCGATCTGCGGCGAGTGGCAACATATCAGCGCGCTACATACTGAAACCCGCCTGATGTTCGATTTTGTCTGCAATCATATGTCGGCGCACAGCGCGTGGTTTCGCCATTTTTTGGCGCAGGATCCCGGCTGGGATGATTTCTTTATCAGCATGCCGCCCGCCACCGATCTCAGCGCGGTCACGCGCCCACGCACTTCACCCTTATTAACACCGTTTGAGATGGCCAACGGCGAGACACGCTACATCTGGACCACCTTCAGCGCCGACCAAATCGACCTCAACTTCGCCAACCCGGAAGTGTTGATTCGCATGGTCGACGTGCTGCTGGATTACCTGATCAAAGGCGCGGATTATGTGCGGCTCGACGCCGTGGGCTACATGTGGAAAACGCCTAGCACCCATTGCATTCATCTGCCGAAAACGCATCAGCTGGTGAAACTGTTTCGCGCCATCGCCAATGAAGCGGCGCCCGGCACGGTGATCGTCACCGAAACCAATGTGCCGCACAAAGACAACATCAGCTATTTCGGCAACGGCAAAGATGAAGCGCAGATGGTGTACCAGTTTTCACTGCCGCCGCTGGTGCTGCACGCCATACACTCCGGTTCGGCGCGTGCGCTGCGTCAATGGGCCAGCACGCTGGATTTAGGCGGCGGCACCACCACCTTCTTTAACTTTCTCGCCTCGCACGACGGCATTGGGCTGAATCCGGCGCGCGGTATTTTGTCGGAAGTGGAGATTGTGGCGCTGGTACGCGATTTAGCGCTGGAGGGCGCGCTGGTCTCCTACAAGAACAATGCCGACGGCACCACTAGCCCTTACGAAATTAACGTCACCTATTTCGATGCGCTGAATCAGCAGAACGACGACGATGACACGCGTTTGCGTCGCTTCCTGCTGGCACATGCAATTCTGCTGTCGTTTCCCGGCGTGCCCGCCATCTACATTCAAAGCATTCTCGGCTCACGCAACGATAACGAAGGCGTGCGTGCCGCTGGCCACAACCGCGCCATCAACCGTGAGAAGTACAGCCTGCGCGAGATGGAGGCGTGGATTAGCGGCGGCAATCCGCTGCGACAGCAGGTGTATGAACGTCTCAGCGCGCTGATTCAGCTGCGCACGCGCCAGTCCGCGTTTCATCCGGACAATCCGATGACGCTGCTGGAGAGCGAGAATACCTTGCTGGTATTGCGTCGCCATAAACCGGATAGCGAAGGCTTAGTGTGCGTGTTTAATCTCAGCAACCATGATGTAACCACACAGCTGCCGCTGGCGCGCCAGGTGCAGGATCTCATTAGCGGGGAGAAGCTGGATGGCAGCCAGCCAATAACGCTAGCTGCGTGGCAGTTTATGTGGCTGCGCGGACAAAATTCAGCACCTGCTGACAGAAAGCATCCGGATGGGAAATAA
- the bioH gene encoding pimeloyl-ACP methyl ester esterase BioH, producing the protein MSSLYWHTTGTGDCDLVLLHGWGLNAEVWQNIVPRLSSHFRLHLVDLPGFGRSQGFGPLTLAEMAQQLLPQLPPRAVLLGWSLGGLVASQLALTQPDRVTALISVASSPCFTARDAWPGIKPETLQSFQQQLSTDFQRTVERFLALQTMGTEHARQDARQLKEVVLSQPMPSVEVLEGGLEILRQDDLRASLDDLTLPFLRIYGYLDGLVPRGIAQELDTRWPSSSSVVMEKAAHAPFISHPDAFCQQVLNFVRAAT; encoded by the coding sequence ATGAGTTCGCTTTACTGGCACACCACAGGCACGGGCGATTGCGATCTTGTGCTGCTGCACGGCTGGGGTTTGAACGCCGAAGTGTGGCAAAACATTGTTCCTCGACTCAGCTCGCATTTTCGCCTGCACCTGGTGGATCTGCCGGGCTTTGGTCGCAGCCAGGGTTTTGGCCCGCTGACCTTAGCGGAAATGGCGCAGCAACTGTTACCGCAGTTACCGCCGCGCGCGGTGCTGCTCGGCTGGTCGCTGGGCGGATTAGTCGCCAGCCAATTGGCCTTAACCCAGCCCGATCGTGTTACAGCACTGATCTCCGTGGCATCATCGCCGTGCTTTACCGCACGTGATGCGTGGCCGGGCATCAAGCCTGAGACGCTACAGAGTTTCCAGCAACAGCTGAGCACAGATTTCCAACGCACTGTGGAGCGTTTTCTGGCGCTGCAAACCATGGGCACCGAGCATGCGCGACAAGATGCACGTCAGCTGAAAGAGGTGGTGTTGTCGCAGCCGATGCCATCGGTCGAGGTATTAGAAGGCGGACTGGAGATTCTGCGTCAGGACGATCTGCGGGCTTCGCTCGACGACCTCACTCTGCCGTTTCTGCGCATTTATGGTTATCTTGATGGGCTGGTGCCGCGTGGTATCGCACAGGAGCTGGATACGCGCTGGCCATCTTCTTCATCGGTGGTGATGGAGAAAGCGGCGCATGCGCCATTTATTTCCCATCCGGATGCTTTCTGTCAGCAGGTGCTGAATTTTGTCCGCGCAGCCACATAA
- the gntX gene encoding DNA utilization protein GntX, protein MLPIPALCWLCCLPLQIAGHGLCSRCVQQIPRLPALCPCCGLPASGAQPCGRCIRHPPPWQSLTCVSDYLPPLSDWVQQLKFSRITALRVMLARLILLKLLTMRRDYRLPRVDLVLSVPLHRRRAWQRGYNQAALLAKPLARWLGCEYREGVKRVRHGAVQHSLSASARKKNLRGAFRLEIPVRGRHILLIDDVVTTGSTVAEISRILLAQGAASVHIGCLCRTL, encoded by the coding sequence ATGCTACCAATCCCGGCACTGTGTTGGCTATGCTGCCTGCCGCTGCAGATTGCCGGCCACGGTTTGTGCAGTCGCTGCGTGCAACAAATTCCACGGCTGCCGGCGCTATGCCCATGCTGCGGTTTACCGGCCAGTGGCGCCCAACCCTGCGGGCGCTGCATCCGCCATCCGCCGCCGTGGCAAAGTCTAACCTGCGTCAGTGATTATCTGCCGCCGCTGAGTGATTGGGTGCAGCAGCTGAAGTTTTCTCGCATTACCGCACTCAGGGTGATGCTGGCGCGGCTGATTTTGTTAAAATTATTAACAATGCGTCGTGATTACCGGCTGCCGCGTGTAGATTTGGTGCTGAGCGTGCCGCTGCATCGTCGGCGCGCCTGGCAACGCGGCTATAATCAGGCGGCGCTGCTGGCAAAACCGCTGGCACGCTGGCTGGGCTGCGAATATCGCGAAGGGGTAAAACGCGTGCGGCACGGCGCGGTGCAGCATTCATTAAGCGCTAGCGCACGTAAAAAGAACCTGCGCGGTGCCTTTCGCCTTGAAATACCGGTGCGCGGGCGCCATATCCTGCTTATCGACGATGTTGTGACTACCGGAAGTACCGTGGCGGAAATTAGCCGCATCCTGCTGGCGCAAGGCGCGGCCAGCGTACACATTGGTTGCCTGTGCCGTACCTTGTAG
- the nfuA gene encoding Fe-S biogenesis protein NfuA has product MIVITDAAQEHFSKLLSKQEDGTQIRVFVINPGTPTAECGVSYCPPDAVEASDTEFKFEKLSAFVDELSAPYLDDAEIDFVTDNLGSQLTLKAPNAKMRKVSDDAPMVERVEYLLQAQINPQLAGHGGRVSLMEITDDGIAILQFGGGCNGCSMIDVTLKDGIEKELLAAFPELKGVRDLTEHQRGEHSYY; this is encoded by the coding sequence ATGATCGTTATTACTGATGCTGCGCAAGAGCACTTCTCAAAATTGCTGTCCAAACAAGAAGATGGCACTCAGATTCGCGTATTCGTCATTAATCCGGGTACGCCAACCGCAGAATGCGGTGTTTCTTACTGCCCACCTGATGCAGTAGAAGCTTCCGATACCGAATTTAAGTTCGAAAAACTGTCAGCCTTTGTTGATGAGCTGAGCGCACCGTACCTTGATGACGCGGAAATCGACTTTGTAACCGACAACCTCGGTTCGCAGCTGACGCTGAAAGCGCCAAACGCCAAAATGCGTAAGGTCTCTGACGATGCGCCAATGGTTGAGCGCGTGGAATATCTGCTGCAAGCGCAGATTAACCCGCAGCTGGCTGGCCACGGCGGTCGCGTATCGCTGATGGAAATCACCGATGACGGCATCGCCATTCTGCAATTTGGCGGCGGCTGTAACGGTTGTTCGATGATCGACGTCACCCTGAAAGATGGTATCGAGAAAGAGCTGCTGGCAGCCTTCCCTGAGCTGAAAGGCGTGCGTGATTTAACCGAGCACCAGCGCGGTGAGCACTCGTACTACTGA
- the malQ gene encoding 4-alpha-glucanotransferase, translated as MTLNKLDQAAQDAGIALRFINAHGEPETISDATKRALLAVMETPVGKAPPLPPVQVFAARAKRQLTPQGSGSFSWQLHSEQGKSFSGEVQAGESLTLPPRLPQGYHQLTLRKGRQQWQTRIIIAPRRCYLPAPLEQGEKRWGALVQLYTLRSESNWGIGDFGDLRLMLEQIAKHGGDFVGLNPLHALYPALPEHASPYSPTSRRWLNVLYLDINQVADFQHSQDGQRWWKSAKTRKALQQVRASEFVDYSAVAELKLAALRFAWQNYQPRAAADVEFQQFIADGAEHLRYQAAFDGILAERSQQHPDEWGWANWPEGWRNALLPEVQQWCAAHEEEIQFWSWLQYLAQQQFAACWQYSQQLGMAVGLYRDLAVGVAQGSAETWQDPELYKLGASVGAPPDRLGPQGQNWALPPLDPHVMRARGYQPFIDLLRANMRDCGALRIDHVMALLRLWWIPYGESADKGAYVAYPVNDLLAILALESQRHRCMVIGEDLGTVPQEIVSLLRNSGIFSWKVLFFEQHDDGSYRQPHAYPRQSIASASTHDLPTLSGFWHADDLTLGDKLGIYARDGVLQSLQQQRVKQKQALLDALHQAGALPARSGKRADGMALSPALTLAFHRYLARTHSALLGLQPEDWLGISSPVNVPGTVNEYPNWRRKLNVTLETMFTPEVQKVLKAVNEGRKA; from the coding sequence ATGACGCTCAATAAGTTGGATCAGGCGGCACAGGATGCCGGCATCGCGCTGCGCTTTATCAATGCCCATGGCGAGCCGGAAACGATCAGCGATGCCACCAAACGCGCATTGCTGGCGGTGATGGAAACCCCAGTCGGCAAGGCTCCACCGCTACCGCCGGTGCAGGTGTTTGCCGCCCGCGCCAAACGCCAACTGACGCCGCAAGGCAGCGGCAGCTTTTCCTGGCAGTTGCACAGCGAACAGGGCAAAAGCTTCAGCGGCGAGGTGCAGGCCGGCGAATCGCTCACGCTGCCGCCGCGTCTGCCGCAGGGCTATCATCAGCTGACCCTGCGCAAAGGTCGCCAGCAGTGGCAAACGCGCATCATCATTGCCCCGCGCCGCTGCTATCTGCCAGCGCCGCTGGAACAGGGCGAAAAACGCTGGGGTGCATTAGTGCAGCTCTACACGCTGCGTTCAGAAAGTAACTGGGGCATTGGCGATTTCGGTGATTTGAGGCTGATGCTGGAACAGATTGCTAAACATGGCGGCGATTTTGTTGGCCTTAATCCGCTGCATGCGCTCTATCCGGCGCTGCCAGAACATGCCAGCCCTTATAGCCCCACGTCGCGTCGCTGGCTCAATGTGCTGTATCTCGACATCAATCAGGTGGCGGATTTCCAGCACAGTCAGGACGGCCAGCGCTGGTGGAAAAGCGCTAAAACGCGCAAGGCTCTGCAGCAAGTGCGCGCCAGCGAGTTTGTCGATTACAGCGCGGTGGCTGAACTGAAATTAGCCGCGCTGCGTTTTGCCTGGCAAAACTATCAGCCACGCGCGGCAGCCGACGTCGAATTCCAGCAATTTATCGCCGACGGTGCCGAGCATCTGCGTTATCAGGCCGCCTTTGACGGCATTCTCGCCGAGCGCAGCCAGCAACATCCCGATGAGTGGGGTTGGGCAAACTGGCCGGAAGGCTGGCGTAACGCCTTGTTGCCGGAAGTGCAGCAATGGTGTGCTGCACACGAAGAGGAGATTCAGTTCTGGAGCTGGTTGCAGTATCTGGCGCAGCAGCAGTTTGCGGCCTGCTGGCAATACAGTCAGCAGCTGGGCATGGCGGTAGGGTTATACCGCGATTTGGCGGTCGGCGTGGCGCAGGGCAGTGCCGAAACCTGGCAAGATCCGGAACTCTATAAGCTTGGCGCATCAGTCGGCGCACCGCCGGATCGTCTCGGTCCGCAGGGACAAAACTGGGCGTTACCGCCGCTCGATCCGCATGTGATGCGTGCGCGCGGTTATCAGCCGTTTATCGATCTGCTGCGCGCCAACATGCGCGACTGCGGCGCACTGCGCATCGATCACGTGATGGCGCTGCTGCGTTTATGGTGGATTCCCTACGGCGAAAGTGCCGATAAAGGGGCTTACGTGGCGTATCCGGTGAATGATCTGCTGGCGATCCTCGCGCTGGAGAGTCAGCGCCATCGCTGCATGGTGATCGGCGAAGATCTCGGTACGGTACCGCAAGAGATCGTCAGCCTGCTGCGCAACAGCGGCATTTTCTCGTGGAAAGTGCTGTTCTTCGAGCAGCATGACGACGGCAGCTATCGCCAGCCGCACGCGTATCCGCGCCAGTCGATTGCCAGTGCCAGCACGCATGATTTACCGACGTTGAGCGGATTCTGGCATGCGGATGATTTAACGCTGGGTGACAAGCTGGGCATCTATGCTCGCGACGGCGTGCTGCAATCTCTCCAGCAACAGCGGGTGAAACAAAAACAAGCGCTGCTGGATGCACTGCATCAGGCCGGTGCGCTGCCTGCACGTAGCGGCAAACGAGCTGATGGCATGGCTTTATCTCCTGCGCTGACGTTGGCGTTTCACCGTTATTTGGCGCGCACCCATAGCGCACTACTTGGGCTACAGCCGGAAGATTGGCTCGGTATCTCTTCGCCGGTCAATGTACCGGGCACGGTCAATGAATATCCTAACTGGCGTCGCAAGTTGAATGTCACGCTGGAAACGATGTTCACGCCTGAGGTGCAGAAGGTATTAAAAGCAGTAAATGAAGGGCGGAAAGCGTAG